Proteins from one Deltaproteobacteria bacterium genomic window:
- a CDS encoding bifunctional aldolase/short-chain dehydrogenase: protein MLSRWNQADAAAAIARWAGLYGCDLALLSYSSRLIGADHSLVLHGGGNTSLKAPLQTLAGDRLTALYVKGSGTDMERIEPGGFAVLNWAPLLGLQRLATLSEADMTVQLRINQLDPSRPAPSVETLLHAFLPQRFINHSHPDVLLCLSNQREGEQLLRAAVGERVPILPYITAGFPLAKAVLQAYEQQPDASAIIVARHGLFTFGDDARRVYEQHLEIVDACARLLAARRPRQLLTPQYRGTAAPAELAAQAAPLLRGLLAEPSGNEDQPYRRWLLDWRADDDTLAFVNSAEAEALAAAGPLTPDHVIRTKPFALYLAEPAWDDAAKLRQQLQQAVADFVARYQAYVSRYTGGAGNLDPLPRVVFLPGAGAFCFGRSKREARIAADITVQGLQIKALAHALGGYESASPQHLCEMEYWSLQQAKLGSAAAQPLERQVVLITGGAGAIGYGIAKVCAEAGAHVVLTDIDEGRLAHVVARLEEAHGSGSATGITMNVSDPASVRAGFDEACRRYGGIDVVVPNAGVAHVAAVAELKANDLARVMAVNFTGTFLTIQEGIRVLRAQGLGGNIVVNASKNVFGPGKDFGAYSASKAAGHQLGKVSAIELAAEGIRVNMINADAIFSEDEVQSGLWATVGPERARSRGLKLEELPEYYRSRNLLHAKVTARHVGNAVVFFASNQTPTTGATLPVDGGVVEAFPR from the coding sequence ATGCTCAGCCGCTGGAACCAAGCCGACGCCGCTGCCGCCATTGCGCGCTGGGCCGGATTGTACGGGTGTGACCTGGCGCTACTCAGCTACAGCTCGCGGCTCATCGGCGCCGACCACAGCCTGGTGCTCCACGGCGGCGGCAACACCTCGCTCAAGGCGCCGCTGCAGACGCTGGCCGGCGACCGCCTCACCGCCCTCTACGTCAAAGGCTCGGGCACCGATATGGAACGGATCGAGCCCGGCGGTTTCGCCGTGCTCAACTGGGCACCGCTGCTGGGGCTGCAACGGCTGGCCACGCTCTCCGAAGCCGACATGACCGTGCAGCTGCGCATCAATCAGCTCGATCCGTCGCGCCCGGCGCCGTCGGTCGAGACGTTGCTGCACGCCTTCTTGCCCCAGCGCTTCATCAACCACTCGCACCCCGACGTTTTGCTCTGCCTCAGCAACCAGCGCGAGGGCGAGCAACTGCTGCGCGCGGCGGTGGGTGAACGGGTGCCCATCCTGCCCTACATCACCGCCGGCTTTCCGTTGGCCAAGGCCGTGCTGCAGGCTTACGAGCAGCAGCCGGACGCCAGCGCCATCATCGTCGCGCGCCACGGCTTGTTCACTTTCGGTGATGACGCCCGCCGGGTCTACGAGCAACACCTCGAGATCGTCGATGCCTGTGCGCGCCTGCTGGCAGCGCGGCGGCCGCGCCAGCTGCTGACGCCGCAGTATCGTGGCACCGCGGCGCCGGCCGAGTTGGCGGCCCAAGCCGCCCCGCTGCTGCGCGGCCTGCTCGCCGAACCTAGCGGCAACGAAGATCAACCCTATCGCCGCTGGCTACTCGATTGGCGCGCCGACGACGACACCTTGGCGTTCGTCAACAGCGCCGAGGCCGAAGCGCTGGCGGCGGCCGGTCCGCTGACCCCGGATCACGTCATCCGCACCAAACCGTTCGCACTCTACCTCGCCGAGCCGGCTTGGGATGACGCCGCCAAGCTGCGCCAGCAGTTGCAGCAAGCCGTCGCCGACTTCGTGGCGCGCTACCAAGCCTACGTCAGCCGCTATACCGGCGGCGCCGGTAACCTCGACCCGCTGCCGCGGGTAGTGTTCCTGCCCGGGGCGGGGGCGTTCTGTTTCGGCCGCAGCAAGCGCGAGGCGCGCATCGCCGCGGACATCACGGTCCAAGGCCTCCAGATCAAGGCGCTGGCGCACGCCCTCGGCGGTTATGAATCGGCCTCGCCGCAACACCTCTGCGAAATGGAATACTGGAGCTTGCAGCAGGCCAAGCTCGGAAGCGCCGCCGCGCAGCCGCTCGAACGCCAGGTGGTGCTCATCACCGGCGGCGCCGGCGCCATAGGCTATGGCATAGCCAAAGTGTGCGCCGAGGCCGGCGCCCATGTCGTGCTCACCGACATCGACGAGGGGCGCCTGGCCCATGTGGTGGCGCGCCTGGAAGAGGCGCACGGGAGCGGCAGTGCCACCGGCATCACCATGAACGTGAGCGATCCGGCCTCAGTGCGGGCCGGATTCGATGAAGCCTGCCGCCGCTACGGCGGCATCGACGTTGTCGTGCCCAACGCCGGCGTCGCCCACGTGGCGGCAGTGGCGGAGCTGAAAGCGAACGACCTGGCGCGGGTGATGGCGGTCAACTTCACCGGCACCTTTCTTACTATCCAGGAAGGCATTCGCGTGCTGCGCGCGCAGGGCTTGGGCGGCAACATCGTCGTCAACGCCTCGAAGAACGTGTTCGGCCCGGGCAAGGACTTCGGCGCCTACAGTGCCTCCAAGGCCGCTGGACATCAGCTCGGGAAAGTGTCGGCGATCGAACTGGCGGCTGAAGGCATCCGCGTCAACATGATCAACGCCGACGCGATCTTCTCCGAGGATGAGGTCCAGTCGGGCCTGTGGGCGACGGTCGGACCCGAGCGCGCCCGCAGCCGCGGCCTGAAGCTGGAGGAGCTGCCCGAGTACTACCGCAGCCGCAACCTGCTGCACGCCAAAGTCACCGCCCGCCACGTCGGCAACGCGGTGGTGTTCTTCGCCAGCAACCAAACCCCGACCACCGGCGCCACCTTGCCGGTCGATGGCGGCGTCGTCGAGGCGTTTCCGCGATGA
- the lsrF gene encoding 3-hydroxy-5-phosphonooxypentane-2,4-dione thiolase, whose amino-acid sequence MDWGMQHRLAGIIVPQTGRAVMLAVDHGYFLGPTSGLEQPRRTIAPLLPYADSLMLTRGVLRRCVDPASRTPIVLRVSGGTSILTELSNEEITVSMEDAIRLGVSAVALSIFVGSENERRTLANLAKLVDAGEQYGIPVLAVTAVGKDMARDARYLGLCCRIAAELGAHIVKTYYCEGFEEVVGSCPAPIVIAGGKKIEERAALELSYNAVKRGAVGVDMGRNIFQSDNPVGMIQAVRKVVHENKTADEAFKFLTGLRSAA is encoded by the coding sequence ATGGATTGGGGCATGCAGCACCGTTTGGCAGGAATCATCGTGCCGCAGACCGGCCGCGCCGTGATGTTGGCCGTCGATCATGGTTACTTCCTGGGACCCACCAGCGGATTGGAGCAGCCGCGCCGGACGATCGCGCCGCTGCTGCCGTACGCCGACTCGCTGATGTTGACCCGCGGCGTGCTGCGCCGGTGCGTGGACCCGGCTAGCCGCACGCCCATCGTCCTGCGGGTCTCGGGCGGCACCAGCATCCTCACCGAGCTGTCCAACGAAGAGATCACGGTGTCGATGGAGGACGCCATCCGGCTCGGCGTCTCGGCGGTGGCGCTGTCGATCTTCGTCGGCAGCGAGAACGAGCGCCGCACGCTCGCCAACCTGGCCAAGCTCGTCGATGCCGGCGAGCAGTACGGCATTCCCGTGCTGGCGGTCACGGCCGTGGGCAAGGACATGGCGCGCGATGCCCGTTACCTCGGCTTGTGTTGCCGCATCGCCGCCGAGTTGGGTGCCCACATCGTCAAGACTTACTACTGCGAGGGCTTCGAGGAAGTCGTCGGCAGCTGCCCGGCGCCGATCGTGATCGCCGGCGGCAAGAAGATCGAGGAGCGCGCCGCCCTCGAACTTTCTTACAACGCCGTCAAGCGCGGCGCCGTCGGCGTCGATATGGGCCGCAACATCTTCCAGTCCGACAACCCGGTCGGGATGATTCAGGCAGTGCGCAAAGTGGTGCATGAGAACAAGACCGCCGATGAGGCGTTCAAGTTCCTCACAGGCCTGCGCAGCGCCGCTTGA
- a CDS encoding adenine phosphoribosyltransferase — protein sequence MAEPTGNAPVVEDLRTAIREIPDFPKQGILFYDVTTLLKDARCFQRAIDILATPHIGEPIDYIVGIDARGFILGAALAYKLCKGLVVVRKKGKLPARTRTASYALEYGVDEIEMHHDALPAGARVIVVDDLLATGGTAAAACQLVRDSGATVVECAFLIELESLKGRQRLDGTRVVSLLRYP from the coding sequence ATGGCAGAACCCACCGGCAACGCGCCCGTCGTCGAAGACTTGCGCACCGCGATTCGCGAAATCCCGGATTTCCCGAAACAGGGCATCCTCTTCTACGACGTCACCACGCTGCTGAAGGATGCGCGCTGCTTTCAGCGCGCGATCGACATCCTCGCCACCCCGCACATCGGCGAGCCGATCGACTACATCGTCGGCATCGACGCCCGCGGCTTCATCCTCGGCGCCGCGCTCGCCTACAAGCTCTGCAAAGGGCTGGTGGTGGTGCGCAAGAAGGGCAAGTTGCCGGCGCGCACCCGCACCGCCAGCTACGCGCTCGAATACGGCGTCGATGAAATCGAAATGCACCACGACGCCTTGCCGGCCGGCGCCCGCGTCATCGTCGTCGACGATCTGCTCGCCACCGGCGGCACGGCGGCGGCCGCCTGCCAGCTGGTGCGCGACTCCGGCGCCACCGTGGTCGAATGCGCTTTCTTGATCGAGCTGGAGTCGCTCAAGGGCCGCCAGCGCCTCGACGGCACCCGGGTGGTGTCGTTGCTGCGCTATCCCTAG
- a CDS encoding acyl-CoA dehydrogenase family protein: MEYTLTPEQELMVDTVRAFLRRECTREYVRGIEEREEFPWELYRKFAALGMMGLQFPPAYGGAGRSWVDLFLVATELAKISGSVYMALYQTPVFAGEALLVAGSEAQKRWFLPRITRGEAVIAFSLTEANAGSDATAIRTTATADGDHFVVCGTKMFASAADVAERVIVVTRSDPAAPPQHGFTVFLVDPATPGITIKPIKKLGHHAVHTCEIVFDDARVPTADILGERNRGWQVARAILDAERIWAGATGLGAALGAFELALDYAKQRQQFGRPIGKFQAIAHMLVDMRAEIEAVRQLALLAACKKDRGLPCSKEAAMAKYVAAETAQRVATRGMQILGGYGYTMEYDMQRYYRESKLMEVAGGATEIQKTIIAGYLGLGRA; the protein is encoded by the coding sequence ATGGAATACACCCTGACCCCCGAGCAGGAGCTGATGGTCGACACGGTGCGGGCATTTCTGCGCCGCGAGTGCACGCGCGAGTACGTCCGCGGCATCGAAGAACGCGAGGAGTTCCCCTGGGAGCTTTACCGCAAGTTCGCCGCCCTCGGCATGATGGGCCTGCAGTTCCCGCCCGCATACGGCGGCGCCGGGCGCAGCTGGGTGGACTTGTTTCTGGTCGCCACCGAACTGGCCAAGATCAGCGGCTCGGTTTACATGGCACTGTATCAAACCCCGGTGTTCGCCGGCGAGGCCCTGCTGGTCGCCGGCAGCGAAGCGCAGAAGCGCTGGTTCTTGCCTCGGATCACGCGCGGTGAAGCGGTGATCGCTTTTAGTCTTACGGAAGCCAACGCGGGCTCGGACGCCACCGCGATTCGCACCACCGCCACCGCCGACGGCGATCACTTTGTCGTTTGCGGCACCAAGATGTTCGCCAGCGCCGCCGACGTGGCCGAGCGCGTCATCGTCGTCACCCGCAGTGATCCAGCGGCGCCGCCGCAGCACGGCTTTACGGTGTTCCTGGTTGATCCGGCCACGCCCGGCATCACCATCAAACCGATCAAGAAGCTCGGGCATCATGCCGTGCACACCTGCGAGATCGTCTTTGACGACGCCCGTGTGCCCACCGCCGATATCCTCGGCGAACGCAACCGCGGCTGGCAAGTCGCCCGCGCCATTCTCGATGCCGAACGCATCTGGGCCGGCGCCACCGGCTTGGGCGCGGCGTTGGGGGCCTTCGAGTTGGCGCTCGATTACGCCAAGCAACGCCAGCAGTTCGGCCGCCCGATCGGCAAGTTCCAGGCGATCGCCCACATGCTCGTCGACATGCGCGCCGAGATCGAAGCCGTGCGCCAACTGGCCCTGCTCGCCGCTTGCAAGAAGGACCGCGGCCTGCCTTGCTCGAAAGAGGCCGCGATGGCCAAATACGTCGCCGCCGAAACCGCTCAACGCGTCGCCACCCGCGGCATGCAGATCCTCGGCGGCTACGGCTACACCATGGAGTACGACATGCAGCGCTATTATCGCGAGAGTAAACTGATGGAGGTGGCCGGCGGCGCCACCGAGATTCAGAAAACGATCATCGCCGGCTACCTCGGCCTCGGCCGAGCCTAG